From one Luteolibacter sp. SL250 genomic stretch:
- a CDS encoding sigma-70 family RNA polymerase sigma factor, whose protein sequence is MAETPQTPEETVISLITRHQLALYSYILSLLPDRSLADDVLQETNLVIWRKAGEYDAGRPFMAWACRIAHFQVLAARRDAARDRCVFQPELVELLATEDEPDLESTDAMNHALRDCLEELPEEKRDLILNRYHSGSSVAGMAQEKNLTPGALSVQLHRIRQMLESCVNGKLNRGTP, encoded by the coding sequence ATGGCGGAAACCCCACAGACTCCGGAGGAAACGGTCATCTCGCTCATCACGCGGCACCAGCTCGCGCTGTACTCCTACATCCTGTCGCTGCTGCCGGACCGTTCCCTGGCGGACGACGTCCTGCAGGAGACGAACCTGGTCATCTGGAGGAAGGCGGGGGAATACGACGCGGGCAGGCCGTTCATGGCCTGGGCCTGCCGCATCGCGCATTTCCAGGTTCTCGCCGCGCGCAGGGATGCCGCCCGCGACCGCTGCGTTTTCCAGCCGGAACTGGTCGAGCTGCTCGCCACCGAGGACGAGCCGGATCTCGAATCGACCGATGCCATGAACCATGCGCTGCGCGACTGTCTGGAGGAACTGCCGGAGGAGAAGCGCGATCTTATCCTGAACCGCTACCACTCCGGAAGTTCTGTCGCCGGGATGGCGCAGGAGAAGAACCTCACTCCGGGAGCATTGTCCGTGCAGCTCCACCGGATCCGCCAGATGCTGGAAAGTTGTGTGAACGGAAAACTCAACCGCGGCACGCCATGA
- a CDS encoding discoidin domain-containing protein, with protein sequence MNIPDYDAPRLDRLIADLLDGTLPDAERGELGEILAASRQARDHYRSSVRIHAALIRHAPPLPVRESKPVSRPLWPVALAAAACVAIAGWIAFPRTGVPVAVLSGTNDAQWGGTEPAGELMGVPLELRRGFAEISFRSGVRVTVEGPCRFRVKDLSSLEFGHGRASVKAPDKKPAGFAFHLDTPGGRLTDLGTEFGVSVGTGSLGAVVMTEVFHGEIEVPSDHGARRRMLAGDAAAILKETDGTRLVTTVGDYPVDLGDVARRLPAPVVRRDFSGNLALGKPVTTPAYLSKAGGSVFPPDNLTDGRLNDTGSPGDWSFWLAPDGETGEATIDLLQPETIGRVVLQNTRNRRNGDRGMKEFVIRVSEDGQVFHEVHRGEMRRVEDEPSPGVDFPFETISFAPVRARYVMIQGISHYRSKDRQPSHRHYGLHSGGLNEVMIFVP encoded by the coding sequence ATGAACATTCCGGACTATGATGCCCCACGTCTCGACCGGCTGATCGCGGATCTGCTGGACGGAACGCTGCCGGACGCGGAGCGGGGTGAGCTGGGGGAGATCCTTGCCGCCTCGCGCCAGGCGCGGGACCACTACCGCTCCAGCGTGCGCATCCATGCCGCGCTCATCCGCCACGCGCCGCCGCTTCCGGTCCGGGAAAGCAAGCCCGTGAGCCGTCCGCTGTGGCCCGTTGCCCTTGCCGCCGCGGCTTGTGTTGCCATCGCCGGATGGATTGCGTTTCCACGGACCGGGGTACCGGTTGCCGTGTTGTCCGGGACGAACGACGCGCAGTGGGGCGGGACAGAACCCGCGGGCGAACTGATGGGCGTGCCTCTGGAACTACGGCGCGGGTTCGCGGAGATCTCTTTCCGCAGTGGGGTCCGTGTCACCGTGGAGGGCCCCTGCCGCTTCAGGGTGAAGGATCTTTCCTCGCTGGAGTTCGGCCATGGCCGCGCGTCGGTGAAGGCTCCGGACAAAAAGCCCGCCGGGTTCGCGTTCCATCTCGATACCCCCGGCGGCAGGCTGACGGATCTGGGGACGGAGTTCGGCGTATCCGTCGGCACCGGTTCGCTGGGAGCGGTGGTGATGACGGAGGTTTTCCATGGCGAGATCGAGGTTCCCTCTGACCATGGTGCGCGCCGCCGGATGCTGGCCGGGGATGCCGCCGCCATCCTGAAGGAAACCGACGGCACGCGGCTGGTCACCACCGTCGGCGACTATCCGGTTGATCTCGGCGACGTCGCCCGGCGTCTGCCCGCCCCGGTGGTCAGGAGGGACTTTTCCGGAAACCTCGCACTCGGAAAGCCGGTCACCACGCCTGCTTATTTGTCGAAGGCCGGTGGCAGTGTCTTTCCTCCCGACAACCTGACCGATGGCCGGCTGAATGACACCGGTTCACCGGGTGATTGGTCTTTCTGGCTCGCGCCGGATGGCGAAACCGGGGAGGCCACCATCGACCTCCTCCAGCCGGAAACCATCGGCAGGGTGGTGTTGCAGAACACGCGCAACCGCAGGAACGGGGACCGTGGCATGAAGGAGTTCGTCATCCGCGTCTCGGAGGACGGTCAGGTTTTCCACGAAGTTCACCGGGGTGAAATGCGGCGCGTGGAGGATGAACCGTCACCTGGTGTGGACTTTCCGTTCGAGACCATTTCGTTCGCTCCGGTGCGTGCGCGCTACGTCATGATCCAGGGCATCAGCCACTATCGCAGCAAGGACCGCCAGCCCTCCCACCGTCACTACGGCTTGCATAGTGGCGGGTTGAACGAGGTCATGATTTTCGTCCCTTGA
- a CDS encoding GMC family oxidoreductase, whose protein sequence is MAILTDRKTSRDYDVLIVGSGAGGGMMALQLALEGFKVLMLEAGRNYDPVTETPMFNTPEQAPLRGKGTPDRPFGHYDATVGGGWQVPGEPYSDKPGTEAEFWWWRPRMLGGRTNHWGRISLRFGPYDFKPKSRDGLGYDWPISYEDLAPYYDKTELIVGIYGTNTGMENIPDSPAGILQPPPKPRHGDLLAKKGGRKAGVPVVPIHRAVLSEALDGPARAKRMFPNNPLAQKIVGADMSMRAPCFWATPCVRGCSIRANFQSTTVLIPPALATGNLDIITDAMVREVLVDSSGKATGVHYIDKPTRKDAVAKAKVVIISASTCETARILLNSKSELFPNGIANSSGQVGRNLTDTVGTNLGAQIPAMESIPPYSEDGAGGNHVYSPWWLYGEHEKLGFARGYHIEIGGGRSMPDMGSFGTLDAKAPGVYGKKLHDEARRYYGSHIGFAGRGEMIPNKDCYMELDPNRVDQWGIPIPRFHWKWSDHEINQATHMQNTFAEIIDAMGGKANPQPGKIALKKPGEIIHEAGTCMMGADAKSSVVNSFGQTWDVKNLFCMDGSILPSNPDKNLTLSVMALAWRSSEYLTQEMKRGNI, encoded by the coding sequence ATGGCTATTCTCACCGACCGCAAAACGTCCCGCGATTACGATGTCCTCATTGTCGGCTCCGGCGCGGGCGGAGGCATGATGGCCCTGCAACTGGCCCTGGAAGGCTTCAAGGTCCTGATGCTGGAGGCAGGCCGGAACTACGATCCCGTGACGGAAACCCCGATGTTCAACACGCCGGAACAGGCCCCGCTGCGCGGAAAGGGAACGCCGGACCGGCCGTTCGGCCACTACGACGCGACGGTGGGCGGCGGCTGGCAGGTGCCGGGAGAACCCTACTCCGACAAGCCGGGCACGGAGGCGGAGTTCTGGTGGTGGCGGCCCCGCATGCTGGGCGGCCGGACGAACCACTGGGGCCGCATTTCCCTCCGCTTCGGACCCTACGATTTCAAACCGAAGTCCCGCGATGGCCTGGGCTACGATTGGCCGATCTCCTACGAGGATCTCGCGCCCTACTACGACAAGACGGAACTCATCGTCGGCATCTACGGTACCAACACGGGGATGGAAAACATTCCGGACTCCCCGGCGGGCATCCTCCAACCGCCGCCGAAGCCCCGCCACGGCGACCTGCTGGCGAAAAAGGGCGGGCGCAAGGCGGGCGTGCCCGTGGTCCCCATCCACCGCGCCGTACTGAGCGAGGCGCTCGACGGCCCGGCCCGTGCGAAGCGCATGTTCCCGAACAACCCGCTGGCGCAGAAAATCGTCGGCGCGGACATGTCGATGCGCGCGCCGTGCTTCTGGGCCACGCCCTGCGTCCGCGGCTGCTCCATCCGTGCGAACTTCCAGAGCACCACCGTCCTCATCCCACCCGCCCTCGCCACGGGCAACCTGGACATCATCACGGATGCGATGGTCCGCGAGGTGCTGGTCGATTCCTCCGGCAAGGCAACCGGCGTCCACTACATCGACAAGCCGACGCGCAAGGACGCGGTGGCCAAGGCGAAGGTCGTCATCATTTCCGCCAGCACCTGCGAGACGGCGCGCATTTTGCTGAACTCGAAGTCCGAACTTTTCCCCAACGGCATCGCCAACTCCAGCGGGCAGGTTGGCAGGAACCTGACGGACACCGTGGGCACCAATCTGGGCGCGCAGATCCCGGCCATGGAAAGCATCCCTCCCTACAGCGAGGACGGCGCGGGCGGGAACCACGTCTATAGCCCGTGGTGGCTCTACGGGGAGCATGAGAAGCTCGGCTTCGCCCGCGGCTACCACATCGAGATCGGCGGTGGCCGGAGCATGCCGGACATGGGTTCCTTCGGCACCCTGGATGCGAAGGCACCCGGCGTGTATGGAAAGAAACTGCACGACGAGGCCCGCCGCTACTACGGCTCCCACATCGGCTTCGCCGGTCGCGGAGAGATGATCCCGAACAAGGATTGCTACATGGAACTGGACCCGAACCGCGTGGACCAGTGGGGCATCCCCATCCCGCGATTCCACTGGAAATGGTCCGACCACGAGATCAACCAGGCCACCCACATGCAGAACACCTTCGCCGAGATCATCGACGCCATGGGCGGAAAGGCGAACCCGCAGCCGGGCAAGATCGCCTTGAAAAAACCGGGCGAGATCATCCATGAGGCGGGCACCTGCATGATGGGCGCGGACGCGAAAAGCTCCGTCGTCAACTCCTTCGGCCAGACCTGGGATGTGAAGAACCTCTTCTGCATGGACGGCTCCATCCTCCCGTCCAACCCGGACAAGAACCTCACCCTGTCCGTCATGGCGCTGGCGTGGAGATCCTCCGAATACCTCACCCAGGAAATGAAGCGCGGAAACATCTGA
- a CDS encoding type II secretion system F family protein: MSSNPAQKHLLHLELAKLLEAGFGIRQAIATILRTNPPGGQAALLTGVEASIAAGKSISDAFSASTGVTDLERSIIGAGERGGRMAQSFRHLADYFEMLARTRRQAAKAMIQPLVLIHMGVFLAVVPFGLIAGKGWGEILVSGAVALGLLYGGLFVAWVLVRMALAAAPGNAAVDSLINRIPTVGAARRAMAMARFARVYHTGLLAGLSMSETVSISLDATQSGVLREAGRELLITAETGGPLGPVFARHDAFPSAFARSYETAEEAGGLDHDLARWAKYYQEDAVHRVEVAAATIPRVLYTLILIFVAWKIISFFLSYYNMLDHIEDYGSDPSAE, encoded by the coding sequence ATGAGCAGCAACCCCGCGCAGAAGCACCTCCTCCACCTTGAGCTGGCGAAGCTGCTGGAGGCCGGGTTCGGCATCCGCCAGGCCATCGCCACCATTCTCAGGACGAATCCACCGGGCGGCCAGGCGGCGTTGCTGACCGGGGTGGAGGCTTCCATCGCAGCGGGGAAATCCATCTCGGACGCGTTCTCCGCCAGCACCGGGGTGACGGACCTGGAGCGCAGCATCATCGGTGCAGGGGAGCGTGGCGGGCGCATGGCTCAGTCTTTCCGCCATCTGGCGGACTATTTTGAGATGCTGGCGCGGACGCGCAGGCAGGCGGCAAAGGCCATGATCCAGCCGCTGGTGCTCATCCACATGGGCGTGTTCCTCGCGGTGGTTCCCTTCGGACTGATCGCCGGAAAGGGCTGGGGGGAGATCCTGGTGTCCGGTGCCGTCGCACTGGGCTTGCTGTATGGCGGGCTGTTCGTCGCGTGGGTGCTGGTGCGTATGGCTTTGGCTGCGGCCCCCGGAAATGCGGCGGTGGATTCCCTCATCAACCGCATCCCCACCGTCGGCGCGGCCCGGCGGGCGATGGCGATGGCGCGCTTCGCCCGCGTCTATCACACCGGGCTGCTGGCCGGACTTTCCATGAGCGAGACGGTTTCCATCTCGCTGGACGCCACGCAGAGCGGCGTCCTGCGGGAGGCGGGCAGGGAGCTCCTCATCACGGCGGAGACGGGCGGACCGCTCGGCCCCGTGTTCGCCCGGCATGACGCCTTTCCGTCCGCGTTCGCCCGTTCGTATGAGACGGCGGAGGAGGCCGGCGGGCTGGACCATGATCTCGCCCGCTGGGCGAAATACTACCAGGAGGATGCCGTCCACCGCGTGGAGGTGGCCGCAGCCACCATCCCCAGGGTGCTCTACACCCTCATCCTGATCTTCGTCGCGTGGAAGATCATCAGCTTCTTCCTCAGCTACTACAACATGCTCGACCACATCGAGGACTACGGGTCGGACCCGTCCGCGGAGTGA
- a CDS encoding DEAD/DEAH box helicase, translating into MAFGEFGLDAEILRGIRKAGYTRPTPIQAAAIPHVMRGDDLTAIAQTGTGKTAAFLLPMLNRYRLLHVDGQLRGTKALILAPTRELALQIHANIRTFSEHLPIRAAAIYGGVEEEVQLRALRRGVHIVIATPGRLMHLAKELHLHFSELETLVLDEADRMLDMGFLKDIETIVSNLPPRRQTLMFSATFPREIEGLSRRFQHHPKMVRIGDQSNPADTVRQSIYEVPNHLKGPMLLELLEQPGFTRVLVFTRMKDGANRVFDLLQKGSVQVAKLHSSRSQEQRIKALQDFKDGKVRVLVATDIVGRGIDIEGVTHVVNHDFPVNPEDYIHRIGRTGRAEMTGEAISFVPPGDLNLLHILEMAIGMKLPRKRLKNFNYNARSQPPAAGEKPAKRDWRKRTRDMEAKKAAAAKPGQSGPGKFRKEAKPGPPKAKPDFSKTTSPRKPHVDPAAPERKPGDEPFAKFRRKKS; encoded by the coding sequence ATGGCGTTCGGCGAATTTGGTCTCGATGCGGAAATCCTCCGCGGCATCCGGAAGGCGGGCTATACCCGGCCCACCCCCATCCAGGCCGCCGCCATCCCGCATGTGATGCGGGGGGATGACCTCACCGCCATCGCCCAGACAGGCACGGGAAAGACCGCCGCCTTCCTGCTGCCCATGCTCAACCGCTACCGGCTGCTGCATGTGGACGGGCAGCTCCGCGGGACGAAGGCGCTGATCCTCGCCCCGACCCGGGAGCTGGCCCTGCAGATCCACGCGAACATCCGCACCTTCAGCGAGCACCTGCCCATCCGCGCCGCAGCCATCTACGGCGGGGTGGAGGAGGAGGTCCAGCTCAGGGCGCTGCGGAGAGGGGTCCACATCGTCATCGCAACGCCCGGACGCCTGATGCACCTGGCGAAGGAGCTGCACCTGCATTTTTCCGAACTCGAGACCCTGGTGCTGGATGAGGCGGACCGCATGCTCGACATGGGGTTCCTCAAGGATATCGAGACCATCGTCTCCAACCTGCCGCCACGAAGGCAGACGCTCATGTTTTCCGCCACCTTCCCCAGGGAGATCGAGGGGCTTTCCCGGAGGTTCCAGCACCACCCGAAGATGGTCCGCATCGGCGACCAGTCGAACCCGGCTGATACCGTCAGGCAGTCCATCTATGAGGTGCCGAATCACCTGAAGGGACCGATGCTGCTGGAACTGCTGGAGCAGCCCGGCTTCACCAGGGTGCTGGTCTTCACCCGGATGAAGGACGGCGCGAACCGCGTTTTCGACCTGCTGCAGAAGGGGAGCGTCCAGGTGGCGAAGCTCCACTCCAGCCGCTCCCAGGAGCAGCGCATCAAGGCGCTCCAGGACTTCAAGGACGGAAAGGTCCGCGTGCTGGTGGCGACGGACATCGTCGGACGGGGCATCGACATCGAGGGCGTGACCCATGTGGTGAACCATGATTTCCCGGTGAACCCGGAGGACTACATCCACCGCATCGGCCGGACGGGGCGGGCGGAGATGACGGGGGAGGCCATCAGCTTCGTGCCGCCGGGGGATCTCAACCTCCTCCATATCCTGGAGATGGCCATCGGCATGAAGCTTCCGCGGAAGCGGTTGAAAAACTTCAACTACAACGCCCGCTCCCAGCCGCCCGCCGCCGGTGAAAAGCCCGCGAAGCGCGACTGGCGGAAGCGCACCCGCGACATGGAGGCGAAGAAGGCCGCCGCCGCGAAGCCCGGCCAGAGTGGTCCCGGCAAGTTCCGCAAGGAGGCCAAGCCCGGCCCACCGAAGGCCAAGCCTGATTTCTCGAAGACAACCTCACCCCGCAAGCCCCATGTGGATCCAGCGGCTCCGGAAAGAAAGCCGGGCGACGAACCCTTCGCGAAGTTCCGTAGGAAAAAGTCCTGA
- a CDS encoding FAD-dependent oxidoreductase — translation MKSIRHSLLLAVSLAGALHAQQAQKPADLRYYYPPARMDSKEVIEVDVCVYGGTSGGVTAAVQAARMGKKAVLVELGRHVGGMTAGGLSHTDGGGPAITGGLANEFYKRMGKRRNFRPSEAENAYLALLKEAGVKVLFEHPLKSAEKDGSRITEIVIESGTRIRAKQFIDATYEGDLMAAAGVSYTVGRESNSQYGETINGVIYGPKDNFDKPVDPYVKPGDPSSGLLPGITDGPPGKVGEGDKLMQAYNFRMWLEPAENAIPWPKPAGYDPGRYALLVRYIAAGCDHTRLHQGDNNNHHMFNGAYSTDNIGMNHRWPEAGHAEREKIFQDHVIYQQGLMYFLANDEQVPAAIREKVKVWGLPKDEFTGTGGWPHQLYVREARRMVSDYVMTQHHGRGEVVAEDGIAIASYQMDSHNTARVVVDGKVQNEGQTYEDVARPLPLSYRAITPKESECTNLSVIFCVSASHIGLSTLRMEPVLMITGQSAGTAAALAIDEGCSLQKLPYPKLRDRLLADGQILIPPPPKPKEEKKAK, via the coding sequence ATGAAATCCATCCGCCATTCCCTTCTGCTCGCCGTGTCATTGGCGGGCGCGCTCCACGCCCAGCAGGCTCAAAAGCCTGCCGATCTCCGCTACTACTATCCTCCGGCCAGGATGGATTCCAAGGAAGTCATCGAGGTGGATGTCTGTGTCTATGGAGGCACGTCCGGCGGGGTCACTGCGGCCGTGCAGGCCGCGCGGATGGGGAAGAAGGCCGTGCTTGTGGAGCTGGGCCGTCATGTGGGCGGCATGACCGCCGGTGGCCTCAGCCATACGGACGGCGGCGGCCCCGCGATCACCGGCGGGCTGGCGAATGAGTTCTACAAGCGGATGGGCAAGCGCCGGAACTTCCGCCCGTCCGAGGCGGAGAACGCCTACCTGGCCCTGCTCAAGGAAGCCGGAGTGAAGGTGCTTTTCGAGCATCCGCTGAAGTCGGCGGAAAAGGATGGGAGCCGCATCACGGAGATCGTCATCGAGAGCGGAACCCGCATCCGGGCGAAGCAGTTCATCGACGCGACCTATGAGGGCGATCTGATGGCGGCGGCGGGGGTTTCCTACACCGTTGGCCGCGAGAGCAACTCGCAGTATGGCGAAACCATCAACGGCGTGATCTACGGGCCGAAGGACAACTTCGACAAACCGGTCGATCCCTACGTGAAACCCGGGGATCCTTCCAGCGGCCTTCTGCCGGGCATCACGGACGGGCCTCCCGGAAAGGTGGGGGAAGGGGACAAGCTCATGCAGGCTTACAATTTCCGCATGTGGCTGGAGCCTGCGGAAAATGCCATCCCGTGGCCGAAGCCCGCGGGCTATGACCCGGGCCGCTATGCCCTGCTCGTTCGTTATATCGCGGCGGGCTGCGACCACACCCGCCTGCACCAGGGGGACAACAACAACCACCATATGTTCAACGGTGCCTATTCCACGGACAACATCGGCATGAACCATCGGTGGCCGGAGGCGGGCCACGCGGAGCGGGAAAAGATCTTCCAGGACCATGTAATCTACCAGCAGGGGCTGATGTATTTCCTGGCGAACGACGAGCAGGTGCCCGCCGCCATCCGGGAGAAGGTGAAGGTGTGGGGGCTGCCGAAGGATGAGTTCACCGGCACCGGCGGCTGGCCGCACCAGCTCTATGTGCGGGAGGCGCGGCGGATGGTTTCCGACTATGTGATGACCCAGCACCACGGGCGCGGCGAGGTGGTCGCGGAGGACGGCATCGCCATCGCTTCCTACCAGATGGACTCGCACAACACCGCCCGCGTGGTGGTGGATGGCAAGGTCCAGAACGAAGGGCAGACCTACGAGGATGTCGCCCGCCCGCTGCCGCTTTCCTACCGCGCCATCACGCCGAAGGAGTCGGAGTGCACGAACCTGTCGGTCATCTTCTGTGTCTCCGCCTCCCACATCGGGCTGAGCACGCTGCGGATGGAGCCGGTGCTGATGATCACCGGCCAGTCCGCCGGAACCGCCGCCGCATTGGCAATCGACGAAGGATGCTCCCTCCAGAAGCTGCCCTATCCGAAACTGCGCGACCGCCTGCTCGCGGACGGCCAGATCCTGATCCCCCCGCCACCGAAGCCGAAGGAGGAGAAGAAGGCGAAATAA
- a CDS encoding gluconate 2-dehydrogenase subunit 3 family protein → MSSQISRRDVFRLFAAATAAGAMMPKEAKAQAPLPLTRNVKDALTDPDYSQKVIPWEKPLTEAELATLAILCDIILPGDGADLPMPSAIGVPDFLNEWVGAPYKDTLDDFENLRGGLAWLHSHSNALHGKRFDDLTEAQQTGILDTICDPAKAAPALAPGVRFFRRLRMLTLGGYYTHSSTWKSLGYVGNVPIAGPYPGVPDEVIKLLGLEDVTDGW, encoded by the coding sequence ATGTCTTCCCAGATTTCCCGCCGCGATGTCTTCCGCCTCTTCGCCGCTGCAACCGCCGCAGGCGCGATGATGCCGAAGGAAGCGAAGGCCCAGGCCCCGCTGCCGCTCACCCGCAACGTGAAGGACGCCCTCACCGACCCGGACTACTCCCAGAAGGTCATCCCCTGGGAAAAGCCGCTGACGGAGGCGGAGCTGGCCACCCTCGCCATCCTCTGCGACATCATCCTGCCCGGTGATGGAGCGGACCTGCCCATGCCATCCGCCATCGGCGTGCCGGACTTCCTCAACGAATGGGTCGGCGCTCCTTACAAGGACACGCTCGATGACTTCGAGAACCTGCGCGGCGGCCTCGCCTGGCTCCACAGCCACAGCAACGCGCTGCACGGAAAGCGCTTCGACGATCTCACGGAGGCCCAGCAGACCGGCATCCTCGACACCATCTGCGATCCGGCGAAAGCCGCTCCCGCACTGGCTCCGGGCGTGCGTTTCTTCCGCCGCCTGCGAATGCTGACCCTCGGCGGTTACTACACTCACAGTAGCACGTGGAAAAGCCTCGGCTACGTCGGCAACGTCCCCATCGCCGGACCCTACCCCGGCGTGCCGGACGAGGTCATCAAGCTGCTGGGGCTGGAGGACGTGACCGACGGGTGGTGA